One window from the genome of Leuconostoc suionicum encodes:
- a CDS encoding ABC-F family ATP-binding cassette domain-containing protein, whose protein sequence is MITVSDMSFSFSGPKIYQDVNLKLTPGNTYGIIGANGAGKSTFLKLLQGELQPTEGTISIGDSERMSSLQQDHFAFDKFTVLDTVIQGHKRLYEVKTEMDAIYAKPDFNDEDGVRVADLGAEFEELDGWNAEVEAGQLLSKLGISDSVYDTLMGELTENDKVKVLLAQALFGNPDILILDEPTNGLDVQTINWLEDFLADFPNLVIVVSHDRHFLNAVSTNILDVDFGKITPFVGNYDFWRESSELAQRLASQQNAKKEEQIKQLQDFVARFSANASKSKQATARKKQLDKITLDDIKPSSRKYPFINFPINRELGNDMVRVENVSKTIDGEKVLDNISFIGRPNDKIAILSRSDLATTTLMQIIAGTMAPDEGTVSWGVTTSQSYIAKDLNDNFDNQDVTILDWLRDFAEEEQKDNTSLRGMLGQMLFRGDDSLKQINVLSGGEKVRIVLAKMMLLKANVLLMDDPTNHLDLESIQSLNDAVIAFKGSIIMTSHDHEFLATTANHIVEVSPKGVVDRVDTTYDEFINNDSIQNKVNELY, encoded by the coding sequence TTGATTACAGTTTCAGATATGAGTTTTAGTTTTTCAGGGCCTAAAATTTATCAAGATGTTAACTTGAAATTAACACCCGGTAATACTTATGGCATTATTGGCGCTAATGGTGCCGGTAAGTCTACCTTTTTGAAGTTATTGCAAGGAGAACTACAACCAACTGAAGGAACCATTTCAATCGGTGATAGTGAGAGAATGTCATCATTGCAGCAGGATCACTTTGCATTTGATAAATTTACGGTTTTAGATACAGTGATCCAAGGTCATAAGCGACTGTACGAAGTTAAAACTGAGATGGACGCTATCTATGCTAAGCCGGATTTTAACGATGAAGATGGCGTGCGTGTTGCTGATTTGGGTGCGGAATTTGAAGAGCTAGATGGTTGGAATGCTGAAGTTGAAGCTGGTCAATTATTGAGCAAGCTGGGTATTAGCGATAGTGTTTACGATACCTTGATGGGTGAGCTAACTGAAAATGATAAAGTGAAAGTTCTGCTTGCGCAAGCTTTGTTTGGTAATCCAGATATTTTGATTTTGGACGAGCCAACCAACGGATTGGATGTACAGACGATTAATTGGCTAGAAGACTTTCTTGCTGATTTTCCAAACTTAGTGATTGTTGTTTCCCACGATCGTCATTTTTTGAACGCTGTTTCAACCAATATTTTGGATGTTGATTTTGGAAAAATTACACCCTTTGTTGGAAACTATGATTTTTGGCGAGAATCGTCTGAATTGGCCCAACGCTTAGCTTCTCAACAAAATGCTAAGAAGGAAGAACAAATTAAGCAGTTGCAAGATTTCGTAGCTCGGTTTTCAGCTAATGCTTCAAAATCAAAGCAGGCTACAGCTCGAAAAAAGCAATTAGATAAGATTACTTTAGATGATATTAAACCTTCATCAAGAAAATACCCATTCATCAATTTTCCCATTAATCGTGAGCTCGGGAATGATATGGTTCGCGTTGAAAACGTTTCAAAAACAATTGACGGCGAAAAAGTATTAGATAATATTTCTTTTATTGGTCGACCAAACGATAAAATCGCTATTTTATCACGTTCCGATTTAGCAACAACTACATTGATGCAAATTATAGCAGGTACGATGGCACCAGATGAGGGCACGGTGTCTTGGGGTGTTACAACGTCACAATCATATATTGCTAAAGATTTAAATGATAACTTCGATAATCAAGATGTAACTATTTTGGATTGGTTACGTGATTTTGCGGAAGAAGAGCAAAAAGATAATACGAGTTTACGTGGTATGCTCGGGCAAATGCTATTTCGTGGTGATGATTCCTTGAAACAAATTAATGTGTTATCTGGTGGCGAAAAAGTCCGCATTGTTTTGGCGAAGATGATGTTGCTCAAGGCTAATGTGTTATTGATGGACGACCCAACAAATCATTTGGATTTGGAGTCAATTCAGTCCCTTAACGATGCGGTAATCGCATTCAAGGGTTCAATTATTATGACCTCGCATGACCATGAGTTCTTAGCAACTACAGCAAATCATATTGTTGAAGTGTCACCGAAAGGCGTTGTTGATCGCGTTGATACGACGTATGATGAATTCATTAATAATGATAGTATTCAGAATAAAGTAAATGAACTTTACTAA
- a CDS encoding RsmE family RNA methyltransferase — protein sequence MQRYFLNEPINDTIRLTAKNDIFKHFGKVLRARVGSKAEFVSNNLEICLGEVTLIDSEVINIKVVDRYYSNVELPIDVTLVVSPLKNDRSDWFIQKATELGVKTIVFTSMKRTVADWRKQQEKKIKRFNKIAQAAAEQAHRLVVPEIIFSMWQDTIKMPKNTGLVAWEESARDGESAALIAAVSAVPSGKKLVCVFGPEGGLTENEIEELRLQNFELAGLGPRILRAETAPLYAMSAISVLRELN from the coding sequence ATGCAACGCTATTTTCTAAACGAACCAATTAATGATACGATTCGCTTAACAGCTAAAAATGACATTTTTAAGCACTTTGGCAAAGTTTTGAGAGCTCGAGTGGGGTCAAAAGCTGAATTTGTTAGTAATAATTTGGAAATTTGTCTTGGAGAAGTTACTTTAATTGATTCCGAGGTTATTAATATCAAAGTGGTTGATCGATATTATTCAAATGTTGAGTTACCAATAGATGTAACGCTCGTCGTGTCTCCCCTCAAGAATGATCGTTCTGACTGGTTTATCCAAAAAGCAACAGAACTTGGTGTCAAAACAATCGTTTTCACCTCAATGAAACGAACAGTTGCTGATTGGCGGAAGCAACAAGAAAAGAAAATTAAAAGATTTAATAAAATCGCGCAAGCTGCAGCAGAGCAAGCACATCGGTTGGTTGTTCCAGAAATTATTTTTTCCATGTGGCAAGATACTATCAAAATGCCTAAAAATACTGGACTTGTTGCTTGGGAAGAATCAGCTCGTGATGGCGAAAGTGCGGCACTGATAGCTGCTGTTTCTGCTGTTCCATCTGGAAAAAAACTAGTCTGTGTATTTGGTCCTGAAGGTGGTCTAACAGAAAATGAGATTGAGGAATTACGATTGCAGAATTTTGAATTAGCTGGATTGGGTCCTCGAATATTGAGAGCTGAAACAGCGCCACTCTATGCAATGTCAGCGATTAGCGTGTTGCGTGAACTAAATTAA
- a CDS encoding hydroxymethylglutaryl-CoA synthase, with protein MAIGIDKLSFYTSEYVLDLVELAQRRGVDPNKYTIGIGQDKQSVIPNYEDVVTMGANAAAKIIDNDDRQQIDLIIFATESGIDNSKSSALYVQKLLNLSEFSRTIEIKQACYAGTFGLMQARDYVANHSGKRVLVIASDIARYGLNTPGEVTQGGGAVAMIVSESPRIATINSDSVYMSRDVADFWRPIDRTEAIVDGHLSTDIYKEMFLTLWQRYKEQSGRTIADFAGFSFHLPYTKMGKKAFDQIIDEADEIPQGRLLKNLKASQKFSRQVGNLYTGSVYLSLLSLLSYAQDLVAGEQLAIFSYGSGAEAELYSITLQENFFKYVPANETKKELADRKKVSVDQYEQIFNSQLLDSHENVSSDHPDADHFQFLGWQNGERRYK; from the coding sequence ATGGCAATTGGAATTGATAAATTATCATTTTACACATCTGAATATGTATTAGATTTGGTAGAATTAGCTCAGCGACGTGGGGTAGATCCGAATAAATATACTATTGGTATTGGCCAAGATAAACAATCTGTGATACCGAATTATGAAGATGTCGTAACAATGGGTGCTAACGCGGCTGCAAAAATTATTGACAATGATGATCGTCAGCAGATTGATTTGATTATTTTTGCTACTGAATCTGGTATCGATAATTCAAAATCAAGCGCATTATATGTTCAAAAATTGCTTAATTTGTCTGAATTTTCGCGAACAATTGAAATTAAACAAGCTTGCTATGCGGGAACATTCGGATTAATGCAGGCTCGAGATTACGTTGCAAACCATTCTGGTAAAAGGGTTTTAGTTATCGCATCGGATATTGCAAGATACGGATTAAATACACCGGGTGAAGTGACCCAAGGTGGTGGGGCTGTTGCCATGATTGTTTCAGAAAGCCCACGCATTGCAACAATTAATTCTGATTCAGTTTATATGAGCCGAGATGTCGCAGATTTTTGGCGTCCTATCGATAGAACAGAAGCCATAGTAGATGGCCATTTATCAACAGACATTTATAAAGAAATGTTTTTGACACTATGGCAACGATATAAGGAGCAATCCGGTCGGACAATCGCTGATTTTGCAGGTTTTTCTTTTCATCTACCATATACCAAAATGGGTAAAAAAGCTTTTGATCAAATTATAGATGAAGCTGATGAGATACCGCAAGGACGTTTATTAAAAAATCTAAAGGCAAGTCAAAAGTTTAGTCGACAGGTAGGAAATTTGTACACTGGCTCTGTGTATTTAAGCTTGTTGTCATTATTGAGTTACGCACAAGATTTAGTTGCAGGAGAGCAGTTGGCCATATTTAGCTATGGTTCAGGGGCTGAAGCCGAGTTGTATTCTATAACGTTACAAGAAAACTTCTTTAAGTATGTACCAGCAAATGAAACAAAAAAAGAGTTAGCTGATCGGAAAAAAGTATCTGTAGATCAATATGAACAAATATTTAATTCACAGCTTCTTGATTCACATGAGAACGTTTCATCTGATCATCCTGATGCAGATCATTTTCAGTTTTTAGGTTGGCAGAATGGTGAAAGACGATATAAATAA
- a CDS encoding Gfo/Idh/MocA family oxidoreductase, producing MLNIAYVGFGKSTNRYHLPYLKLRQDKFHVSRVVTPTLGKRPAEQSELEATGTVFSTDIDDIIEDETIDLVVVVTPSASHYQVTKRLLLAGKNVMVDKPMAASDIEARDLVNIAYDKKLFLMPFQSRRFDSDFLTVQRVIQNGYLGRLVDLEVHMDHYRPNDGQLNGNEIDGSLFGHGVHLVDQIVSLFGAPNSATYDIRSTRLLNSPVDDQIEVNLFYPQAFKATIQTTELATIQYPKWQLRGTQGTFIKYEVDEQENDLKTGIMPGDARFGVDTPQNYGHLVYYNQSGDRIDKYIPSIQGDYGRVYDSVYNTLVKGMPKLVSDENMITVMKILSAGLKEKGPHVVKFS from the coding sequence ATGTTGAATATTGCTTATGTTGGTTTTGGAAAAAGCACAAATCGTTATCATTTACCTTATTTAAAGTTACGGCAAGATAAGTTTCACGTGAGCCGTGTAGTAACACCTACACTTGGGAAAAGACCAGCAGAGCAATCTGAGTTAGAAGCTACTGGTACTGTATTTTCAACAGATATTGATGACATTATTGAAGATGAAACCATCGATCTAGTGGTTGTTGTAACGCCTTCAGCTAGTCATTATCAGGTGACAAAACGACTACTACTGGCTGGAAAAAATGTTATGGTTGACAAGCCAATGGCTGCTAGTGATATTGAGGCTCGTGATCTGGTCAATATTGCTTATGATAAAAAGTTATTTTTGATGCCATTTCAAAGTAGGCGATTTGATAGTGACTTTTTGACAGTTCAACGGGTTATTCAAAATGGGTACCTCGGTCGTTTAGTTGATCTTGAGGTTCATATGGACCATTATCGACCTAATGACGGACAATTGAATGGTAATGAAATCGACGGATCGCTGTTCGGTCATGGGGTTCACTTGGTAGATCAAATTGTGAGTCTCTTTGGTGCACCGAATTCAGCAACCTACGACATACGTTCTACTCGATTACTGAACAGTCCTGTAGACGACCAAATTGAGGTTAACCTTTTTTATCCACAAGCTTTTAAAGCAACAATTCAAACCACAGAATTAGCAACAATCCAATATCCAAAATGGCAGTTGCGTGGAACACAAGGCACATTTATTAAGTATGAGGTTGATGAGCAGGAAAATGACCTTAAAACTGGTATTATGCCTGGAGACGCACGTTTTGGCGTTGACACGCCACAAAACTATGGGCACTTGGTATACTACAATCAGAGTGGTGATCGCATTGATAAATACATACCTAGTATTCAGGGTGATTATGGCAGAGTTTATGATTCTGTTTATAACACATTGGTCAAAGGTATGCCAAAACTTGTTTCCGATGAAAACATGATTACCGTGATGAAGATACTGTCTGCAGGGTTGAAAGAAAAAGGACCACACGTCGTTAAATTTTCATGA
- a CDS encoding zinc-binding alcohol dehydrogenase family protein codes for MNLLDKIKNIWPFGQSHKMRAIGFERPLSIDQPDAFVEKVIPRPQPDKDELLVKVLASSVNPVDTKMRANYAHSGVFRILGFDAVGVVVEVGQNVQHFSVGDKVYYAGAQLKPGSNAELQVVHEALVGHAPTSLSDEEIAAMPLTSITAYEILHEALCYDLEENSALGHTILIVNGAGGVGSVLIQLAKYIGMTVITTASRAESVTWVKSLGADYILDYHQDLNEQMRKIQHDKVDNIAILQNTDYYWPLATAVIKPFGRIASIVETTKPIDMGPLKNIGAQFSWVFMFAKGNYGVNMQSQGNALNQVARLLDENKIKTTLSKTYHGLSVENIRAATKEVEAGRMMGKVVVKYDEQ; via the coding sequence ATGAATTTATTAGATAAAATAAAAAATATTTGGCCATTTGGTCAAAGTCATAAAATGCGTGCCATTGGATTTGAACGGCCTCTATCAATTGATCAACCGGATGCTTTTGTGGAAAAAGTTATTCCCCGACCACAACCGGATAAAGATGAATTACTAGTTAAAGTTTTGGCCAGTTCTGTCAATCCGGTGGATACAAAAATGAGAGCCAATTATGCTCATAGTGGTGTTTTTCGTATTTTGGGTTTTGATGCAGTCGGTGTGGTTGTAGAAGTTGGTCAAAATGTTCAACATTTCAGTGTTGGTGATAAAGTTTACTACGCTGGAGCACAATTGAAACCCGGTTCTAACGCTGAGCTTCAAGTTGTTCATGAAGCGTTGGTCGGCCATGCCCCCACCTCATTAAGTGATGAAGAAATTGCGGCTATGCCGTTAACATCAATTACAGCTTACGAAATCTTACATGAAGCATTGTGTTATGATCTTGAGGAAAACAGTGCCTTGGGGCACACAATTTTAATTGTGAATGGTGCTGGTGGTGTTGGATCCGTATTAATTCAATTAGCAAAGTATATCGGGATGACAGTTATCACTACAGCATCTCGCGCCGAGTCTGTTACTTGGGTTAAGTCACTTGGGGCTGATTATATCTTAGACTACCATCAAGATTTGAACGAGCAGATGAGAAAGATTCAGCACGATAAAGTTGACAATATTGCGATTTTACAAAATACGGATTATTATTGGCCACTTGCAACAGCCGTTATTAAGCCATTTGGACGAATTGCATCAATTGTTGAAACGACAAAGCCAATTGATATGGGACCTTTGAAGAACATTGGCGCACAGTTTAGCTGGGTGTTCATGTTTGCTAAGGGAAACTATGGTGTTAATATGCAGTCTCAAGGGAATGCACTTAATCAGGTAGCACGTTTACTTGATGAGAATAAAATCAAGACGACACTGTCAAAGACTTATCACGGGCTATCTGTAGAAAATATTCGTGCTGCTACTAAAGAAGTTGAAGCGGGTCGCATGATGGGAAAAGTAGTGGTGAAGTATGACGAACAATAA
- a CDS encoding GTP-binding protein, whose product MPEETNTKRSRLARNLSEQSKPTNRKVKILTVCSVVVMLLVVILTVARVVFNFDGISQETRVKTLQKDAAIALQFGLTGHSDDKRTEQVVHLTNTAWQTEIATSVGKAWKSSAKVANSVTFDGHKYQKKPVISDLSQRYVTTLQRDRNYKITRIRYDRYHNAKVQYQVTPIDLPAGQKKVQSYVEKQLQKKSNEASKLSAEQLRLVEYAMIAENWQSVLNDDMPTSATRNMTITMLYTHENFKPVYQVSKQTLNNILNSGLSE is encoded by the coding sequence ATGCCCGAGGAAACTAACACAAAGCGTTCTAGATTAGCACGCAATTTATCCGAACAGTCAAAACCAACAAATCGTAAGGTTAAGATTTTAACAGTTTGTTCAGTAGTAGTTATGTTGTTAGTGGTTATTCTGACAGTTGCCAGAGTTGTTTTTAATTTTGATGGTATCTCGCAAGAGACCCGTGTGAAAACTCTTCAAAAAGATGCAGCGATTGCGTTACAATTTGGCTTGACAGGCCATTCTGATGACAAACGCACCGAACAGGTTGTGCATTTAACAAATACAGCGTGGCAAACAGAAATTGCTACTAGCGTTGGCAAAGCGTGGAAGAGCAGCGCCAAAGTGGCAAATTCGGTTACTTTTGATGGTCATAAGTATCAAAAGAAACCAGTCATAAGTGATTTATCGCAACGATATGTAACGACCTTACAACGCGATCGTAACTATAAAATCACAAGAATAAGGTATGATCGATACCATAACGCAAAGGTTCAATATCAAGTAACACCTATTGATTTGCCTGCCGGCCAGAAAAAAGTTCAAAGTTATGTTGAAAAACAATTACAAAAAAAATCTAATGAGGCAAGCAAATTATCTGCTGAACAGTTGCGCTTAGTTGAGTATGCTATGATCGCTGAAAACTGGCAAAGTGTTTTGAATGATGACATGCCAACCTCAGCGACGAGAAATATGACAATAACAATGTTGTATACTCATGAAAACTTTAAACCAGTTTATCAAGTATCAAAACAAACGCTGAATAATATTTTAAATAGTGGGTTATCAGAATGA
- the lepA gene encoding translation elongation factor 4 yields MTELNLNELKERQKHIRNFSIVAHIDHGKSTIADRILEQTHTVAERDMQNQLLDTMDLERERGITIKLNAVEVHYDAKDGETYIFHLIDTPGHVDFSYEVSRALAAAEGAILVVDASQGVEAQTLANVYLALDNDLEILPVINKIDLPAADAEKVRTEIEDVIGIDASEAVLASAKQGIGIPELLEKIVTDLPAPQGDIDAPLRALIFDSAYDAYRGVVVNMRVREGIVKPGDKVRMMNTGAEYEVTEVGVMSPNAQKRDYLMAGDVGYLTAAIKDIHTTHSGDTITLVNNPASEPLSGYQPMTPMVYSGLYPSDNAKYTDLREALEKLQLNDAALTFEPETSQALGFGYRVGFLGLLHMDVIQERLEREFDLDLVTTAPSVTYRVVTNDEETIEIENPSEMPDTSKVKYIEEPYVHAQIMVPNDYVGAVMELAQRKRGEFDTMEYLDNTRVNVKYYMPLSEIIFNFFDKLKSSTRGYASLDYELSSYRQSDLVKIDILLNSEKVDALSFIVHRDFAVERGRIITSKLKEIIPRQNFEIPVQAAIGAKILARTNIKAYRKDVTAKIHTGDPDRRAKLLDKQKRGKARMKSVGSVEVPQEAFMAVLKTEDDAQYARGN; encoded by the coding sequence ATGACAGAATTAAATTTGAATGAACTTAAAGAACGACAAAAGCACATACGTAATTTTTCAATTGTTGCACACATTGACCATGGAAAATCAACCATCGCTGATCGTATCCTGGAACAGACACATACTGTCGCTGAACGTGACATGCAGAATCAGTTACTGGATACGATGGATTTAGAACGTGAACGTGGAATTACGATTAAACTAAATGCGGTCGAAGTTCATTACGATGCTAAAGATGGAGAGACCTACATTTTTCATTTGATTGACACACCAGGGCACGTTGATTTCTCTTATGAGGTGTCACGGGCATTGGCAGCTGCTGAAGGGGCTATACTTGTTGTTGATGCTTCTCAAGGCGTTGAAGCACAAACGTTAGCTAACGTTTATTTGGCCCTAGATAATGACTTGGAAATTCTACCTGTAATTAACAAAATTGATTTACCGGCGGCAGATGCCGAAAAGGTTCGTACGGAAATTGAGGATGTTATTGGCATTGATGCTTCAGAGGCAGTGTTAGCGTCAGCTAAACAAGGTATTGGTATTCCAGAACTGCTGGAAAAAATTGTTACCGATTTACCTGCACCACAAGGAGATATCGATGCACCACTACGTGCTTTGATTTTTGATTCAGCCTACGATGCTTATCGTGGTGTGGTTGTTAACATGCGTGTACGAGAAGGCATTGTAAAGCCTGGTGATAAGGTTCGTATGATGAACACTGGTGCGGAATATGAGGTCACGGAAGTTGGTGTGATGTCTCCAAATGCTCAGAAGCGTGATTACTTGATGGCGGGGGATGTTGGTTACTTAACAGCAGCTATTAAGGACATTCATACGACACATTCTGGTGATACAATTACCCTAGTAAATAATCCAGCCAGTGAACCATTATCCGGATATCAACCGATGACACCTATGGTTTATTCTGGTCTATATCCTTCAGACAACGCTAAGTACACGGATTTACGGGAAGCTTTGGAAAAACTACAGCTCAATGACGCTGCGCTAACGTTTGAACCAGAAACTTCACAAGCACTAGGCTTTGGGTATCGAGTTGGCTTTTTGGGTTTGCTCCACATGGATGTCATTCAGGAGCGGCTGGAGCGCGAGTTTGATTTGGACTTGGTGACAACTGCTCCGTCTGTTACTTATCGAGTGGTAACTAATGATGAGGAAACGATTGAGATTGAAAACCCATCAGAAATGCCAGACACATCCAAAGTGAAATACATTGAGGAGCCTTATGTGCATGCCCAAATTATGGTGCCTAATGATTACGTTGGTGCTGTTATGGAACTTGCGCAACGCAAACGTGGCGAATTTGACACAATGGAATATTTGGATAACACGCGTGTCAATGTCAAGTATTACATGCCTTTGTCCGAAATTATTTTCAATTTCTTTGATAAACTAAAATCTAGCACGCGTGGTTACGCTTCACTTGACTATGAGTTATCATCCTACAGACAATCCGACTTGGTCAAAATAGATATTCTTTTAAATAGTGAGAAGGTCGATGCCCTGAGTTTCATTGTTCATCGTGACTTTGCTGTAGAACGAGGACGGATTATTACTTCTAAACTAAAAGAGATCATTCCACGTCAAAACTTTGAAATTCCAGTGCAAGCAGCTATTGGCGCTAAAATATTAGCTCGTACAAACATTAAAGCTTATCGTAAGGATGTTACGGCTAAAATTCATACAGGTGATCCTGATCGTCGTGCAAAGTTGCTCGACAAGCAGAAAAGGGGTAAGGCACGTATGAAATCTGTTGGTTCAGTCGAGGTACCGCAAGAAGCTTTCATGGCTGTGCTTAAAACGGAGGACGATGCCCAATATGCCCGAGGAAACTAA
- the prmA gene encoding 50S ribosomal protein L11 methyltransferase, with protein sequence MTNNKWQALNVATNNDGIEPIADILMSTGAEGVQIVDDISPVTVTAYFEDDASLPNTVSRIKEQLDNLVTLGVDASPATITLNGIAQSDWENNWKQYYHATRITRHITVVPSWEKFVAAQEDEYPIIMDPKLAFGTGVHETTRLMIQALETVVRGGESMIDVGTGSGVLSVAAKQLGVADILATDIDEMAVNVAKENLALNPVANDVTVVTSDLLESIAIDKSVDLIVANILADVIERLIPQTWSRLKPGGYFLVSGIYDAISVSIEQQLQQAGYKIFQHTTMGDWHAFIAKKDSK encoded by the coding sequence ATGACGAACAATAAATGGCAAGCACTCAACGTTGCGACGAACAATGATGGCATTGAACCAATTGCTGATATATTAATGTCAACCGGTGCTGAGGGTGTGCAGATTGTCGATGATATCTCACCAGTAACAGTGACAGCTTATTTTGAAGACGATGCATCTTTACCTAACACTGTTAGTCGGATAAAAGAACAGTTGGATAATTTAGTGACGCTTGGGGTTGATGCATCACCTGCAACTATTACATTAAATGGCATTGCACAATCAGATTGGGAAAACAACTGGAAGCAATATTATCATGCCACCCGCATAACAAGACACATTACTGTCGTACCTTCATGGGAAAAATTTGTAGCAGCTCAAGAAGATGAATATCCCATTATTATGGATCCTAAGTTAGCTTTTGGAACAGGAGTTCATGAAACAACACGGTTAATGATCCAAGCGCTAGAAACTGTCGTTCGTGGTGGAGAAAGCATGATAGACGTCGGTACGGGTTCAGGAGTACTATCCGTAGCTGCAAAACAACTAGGTGTAGCAGACATTTTAGCAACAGACATTGACGAGATGGCAGTGAATGTTGCTAAAGAAAATTTAGCGTTAAACCCAGTGGCCAATGATGTTACAGTGGTAACTAGTGACTTACTGGAGTCAATTGCTATTGATAAATCTGTAGACTTGATCGTTGCTAATATTCTAGCTGACGTTATTGAACGTCTTATTCCACAGACGTGGTCACGTCTGAAGCCAGGTGGCTATTTCTTGGTTTCTGGAATCTATGACGCCATTTCAGTGTCGATTGAACAACAACTACAACAAGCAGGATATAAAATTTTTCAACATACAACAATGGGTGACTGGCATGCATTCATTGCAAAAAAGGATTCTAAATAA